In a single window of the Saccharothrix australiensis genome:
- a CDS encoding type VII secretion target, giving the protein MGDGYDVNAEQLRAHATNVAAIEARFAAVRAASAHIAQDDQAYGLLCGWISSVLEERHVKQDELIASVEENLSLVGEALRASADEYEAIDEANAQLMRSVDDRGMR; this is encoded by the coding sequence TTGGGCGACGGGTACGACGTCAACGCCGAGCAGTTGCGCGCTCACGCGACCAACGTGGCGGCGATCGAGGCGCGGTTCGCCGCGGTGAGGGCCGCCAGTGCGCACATCGCGCAGGACGACCAGGCATACGGGCTGCTGTGCGGCTGGATCTCCAGTGTGCTGGAGGAACGCCACGTGAAGCAGGACGAGCTGATCGCCTCCGTGGAGGAGAACCTGTCACTCGTCGGTGAGGCACTGCGCGCCAGCGCGGACGAGTACGAGGCGATCGACGAAGCGAACGCGCAGCTGATGAGGTCGGTGGACGACAGGGGGATGAGGTGA
- a CDS encoding YbaB/EbfC family nucleoid-associated protein: MDGNILDPDGARERLATWKGRIDKLASDTKAMSERLQAIRVTVGDPNGLVEVTVDSTGSLVDLRLTERMQRTAPDLVSRTIMATIREAKTKVADRSQEIIAETVGTESPAGRAIADNVGRHLRGGPAPERRTAPVDDDEGFDGRSYLRDE, translated from the coding sequence GTGGACGGGAACATCCTCGATCCAGACGGTGCACGCGAGCGCCTCGCCACGTGGAAGGGCCGGATCGACAAGTTGGCCTCGGACACCAAGGCCATGAGCGAACGGCTGCAGGCGATTCGGGTCACCGTCGGCGATCCGAACGGGCTGGTCGAGGTCACCGTCGACTCGACGGGCTCACTGGTCGACCTGCGGTTGACCGAGCGGATGCAGCGAACGGCTCCCGACCTCGTCTCCCGGACGATCATGGCCACCATCCGCGAGGCCAAGACCAAGGTGGCCGACCGGTCGCAGGAGATCATCGCGGAGACGGTTGGGACCGAGTCGCCTGCTGGACGGGCGATCGCGGACAACGTCGGGCGGCACCTGCGTGGTGGACCCGCTCCCGAACGTCGCACCGCGCCCGTGGACGACGACGAGGGCTTCGACGGGCGTTCCTACCTCAGGGATGAGTGA
- a CDS encoding cation diffusion facilitator family transporter, translating into MGHGHGHGVSSGSAKHLGRLWVAFGIGAAFMLVEFTVGIATQSLALISDAAHMLTDVLGVGMALAAILLARRTSFKGSRTFGLYRAEVLAALANAVLLFGVAGYVVFEAVGRFDDPPEVPGLPVVLAAAAGLVANVVSFLMLREGAKDSINVRGAYLEVLADLIGSVGVLVSGAVTLLFGWRYADPVMGVAIGLFVLPRTWKLAAGALRILFQHAPERLDVDAMQADLAELPGVAEAHDLHVWTLTSGMEVASAHLTTCPDADPARVLAAAQALLADRYHIEHATLQVEPGDSAKRCREMSW; encoded by the coding sequence ATGGGTCACGGTCACGGCCACGGGGTTTCGTCGGGGAGCGCCAAGCACCTCGGTCGGTTGTGGGTCGCGTTCGGCATCGGCGCGGCCTTCATGCTGGTCGAGTTCACGGTCGGCATCGCGACGCAGTCGCTCGCCCTCATCTCCGACGCCGCCCACATGCTCACCGACGTCCTGGGCGTCGGCATGGCCCTCGCGGCGATCCTGCTGGCCCGCCGCACCTCCTTCAAGGGCAGCCGCACCTTCGGCCTCTACCGCGCCGAGGTGCTGGCCGCCCTGGCGAACGCCGTCCTCCTGTTCGGCGTCGCGGGCTACGTGGTGTTCGAGGCGGTCGGCCGGTTCGACGACCCGCCCGAGGTGCCCGGCCTCCCCGTCGTGCTCGCCGCCGCGGCGGGCCTGGTCGCGAACGTCGTCTCGTTCCTCATGCTCCGCGAGGGCGCGAAGGACAGCATCAACGTCCGCGGCGCGTACCTGGAGGTGCTGGCCGACCTCATCGGCTCGGTGGGCGTCCTGGTCAGCGGCGCGGTGACGCTGCTGTTCGGCTGGCGGTACGCCGACCCGGTCATGGGCGTGGCGATCGGCCTGTTCGTGCTGCCGCGCACGTGGAAGCTCGCGGCCGGCGCCCTGCGCATCCTGTTCCAGCACGCGCCGGAACGGCTCGACGTCGACGCGATGCAGGCCGACCTGGCCGAGCTGCCCGGCGTGGCCGAGGCGCACGACCTGCACGTCTGGACGCTGACCTCGGGCATGGAGGTCGCCTCCGCCCACCTCACGACCTGCCCGGACGCCGACCCCGCCCGCGTGCTGGCCGCCGCGCAGGCGCTCCTCGCCGACCGGTACCACATCGAGCACGCCACGCTTCAGGTCGAACCGGGCGACTCCGCCAAGCGCTGCCGCGAGATGTCCTGGTGA
- a CDS encoding DUF6597 domain-containing transcriptional factor: protein MRDERELDWRAHQRHEFPLPSADLAPYVARYWVVHWSYDRPYRQLIVPYPNVHLVFRGGRATVSGVSSRHVFQELDGEGHVFGVAFRPGRFRGFLGAPVRSITDRTVPSTFPGLEGPVGVPAVEAMLRTCLPEPDPAAELADRLVEEIGARPGITRVSALAERAGCGPRQLQRLFAEHVGVGPKWVIRRYRLREVTERMAAGGKVDWAALAAGLGYADQAHFVRDFTAMFGETPTDHAARYHQDISRQRLAESPGST from the coding sequence GTGCGGGACGAGCGGGAGTTGGACTGGAGGGCGCACCAGCGGCACGAGTTCCCCCTGCCGTCGGCGGACCTCGCGCCCTACGTCGCGCGGTACTGGGTGGTGCACTGGTCCTACGACCGGCCCTACCGGCAGCTGATCGTGCCGTACCCCAACGTGCACCTGGTGTTCCGGGGAGGGCGGGCGACGGTCAGCGGGGTGTCCAGCCGGCACGTGTTCCAGGAGCTGGACGGGGAGGGCCACGTGTTCGGCGTGGCGTTCCGGCCGGGGCGGTTCCGGGGTTTCCTGGGCGCGCCGGTCCGGTCGATCACGGACCGGACCGTGCCGTCGACGTTCCCCGGGTTGGAGGGTCCGGTGGGGGTGCCCGCGGTGGAGGCGATGCTGCGCACCTGCCTACCGGAGCCGGACCCCGCGGCCGAGCTGGCGGACCGGCTCGTGGAGGAGATCGGGGCGCGGCCGGGGATCACCAGGGTGTCGGCGCTGGCGGAGCGGGCGGGGTGCGGCCCGCGGCAGTTGCAGCGGCTGTTCGCCGAGCACGTCGGCGTCGGGCCGAAGTGGGTCATCCGGCGGTACCGGCTGCGCGAGGTCACCGAGCGGATGGCGGCCGGCGGGAAGGTCGACTGGGCGGCGCTCGCGGCCGGGCTGGGCTACGCCGACCAGGCGCACTTCGTCCGCGACTTCACGGCGATGTTCGGCGAGACGCCCACCGACCACGCCGCGCGGTATCACCAGGACATCTCGCGGCAGCGCTTGGCGGAGTCGCCCGGTTCGACCTGA
- a CDS encoding TIGR03086 family metal-binding protein, with protein MTTERLAERAVAPVLEIIDEIKPEQLGAPTPCAEFDVRRLIRHLLFWGPALEAAARKGTVTPTGTEDEVDLDAWQSRLAARLRATASAWSAPEAWTGTTTLGSPHEMPAEVIGGMVVAELLVHGWDLATGVGRRLDWDREVLEFVHRDLLGSAATGREMGVFGPEVPVADDAPLLDRVLGLTGRKA; from the coding sequence ATGACCACCGAACGACTGGCGGAGCGGGCCGTCGCACCCGTCCTGGAGATCATCGACGAGATCAAGCCCGAGCAGCTCGGCGCGCCCACCCCGTGCGCGGAGTTCGACGTGCGCCGCCTGATCCGCCACCTGCTGTTCTGGGGACCCGCCCTGGAGGCCGCCGCGCGCAAGGGGACCGTCACGCCCACCGGCACGGAGGACGAGGTCGACCTGGACGCCTGGCAGTCCCGGCTGGCCGCGCGACTGCGGGCCACCGCTTCCGCCTGGAGCGCACCCGAGGCGTGGACCGGCACGACGACCCTCGGCTCACCGCACGAGATGCCCGCCGAGGTGATCGGCGGCATGGTGGTGGCCGAGCTGCTGGTGCACGGCTGGGACCTCGCCACCGGTGTCGGGCGGCGGCTCGACTGGGACCGGGAGGTCCTCGAATTCGTGCACCGCGACCTGCTGGGCAGCGCCGCGACGGGCCGGGAGATGGGGGTGTTCGGCCCCGAGGTGCCGGTCGCGGACGACGCGCCGCTGCTCGACCGCGTGCTCGGCCTGACCGGACGGAAAGCCTGA
- a CDS encoding GH92 family glycosyl hydrolase translates to MRRLRNSLVLLTTAAVALGGVGAWSPATSAPGEPAVSEPLFATSFEDGQPQPRWASTVETTADGTPKTDGVDGADSTGIPGDVTDRVVDVVANAEHTAAGEVAANLVDGSAATKWLTPTPTGWARFAFTEPVVVRRYALTSANDAPERDPKDWTLSGYDGTAWHVVDTRADERFSAPHQTKLYDTANTVAYRAYRLDVTANRGGAELLQLAEVRLSDGSTAPPVRNMRTTTGSGATGGYNAKARAGFTGVKALRYQGAHVATGRGYSYNKVFEVDIPVTPSTELSYLVFPSFVTDDLAYPSTFVAVDLAFADGTYLSDLGARDQHGFELSPRGQGAAKSLYTNQWNRVASVIGEVAAGRVIKRVLVAYDNPKGPASFNGWIDDIAVRSAPAAVERARPTDHVLTTRGTNSSGAFSRGNNFPATAVPHGFNFWSPMTNAGSTSWLYEYAKGNNRDNLPTLQAFTASHEPSPWMGDRQTFQVMPSTGTPTADRAKRALPFRHENETARAHYYGVRFENGMRAEVAPTDHAALLRFTFTEDASNLVFDNVNNSGGLALDAASGVVTGFSDVKSGSSTGATRLFVYGVVDRPVVESGRLTGAGRDDVAGYFRFDTSTDKVVTLRIATSLLGVEQARRNLALEVSTSDTFESVRDRARDAWDEVLRTVEVEGASADQLTTLYSNLYRLYLYPNSGFENVGTAAEPRYRYASPVQPAGPSTPTETGAKVVDGKIYVNNGFWDTYRTTWPAYSLLTPRRAGELVDGFVQQYRDGGWISRWSSPGYADLMTGTSSDVAFADAFVKGVDGFDAEAAFEAAVKNATVAPPHPGVGRKGLDTSIFTGYTSTATHEGMSWAIEGYVNDHGIANMAKALYDRTGRADYLAQHEYFAHRARNYVHMFDPSTKFFQGRNPDGTWRVPAAEYEPREWGHDYTETDGWNMAFSVPHDGQGLANLYGGRDGLAKKLDEFFATPETAKFPGSYGGVIHEMTEARDVRMGQLGHSNQVSHHIAYMYDYAGQPWKTQEKVREILSRLYVGSEIGQGYPGDEDNGEQSAWYLFSALGFYPLQMGSAGYAIGSPLFTKATVHLDNGRRIVVSAPKNSARNIYVQSMTVNGKKWDKAYLPHAEIAGGGTVEFDLGPAPSKWATGPDGAPPSPTTGAEPPRPLRDVTPSSTVTASDAVGPLVDDTSRTSGRLSWLQVRPKDDKEKVEFYTLTSGTGAGDPTSWVLKGSYDGEHWSTVDERSGEVFPWRQQTRAFKVARAGHYRHYRLEFPSAATLAEVELLARPLPTCGTTITGEHRGPLHVRDTTCVDGGTVTGPVTVGAGASLHVFGGGLRGPVSASGAAAVVLVDAVVDGPVTVTGSTGEVAIEHSTVAGPVSLVGNTGGTVLAANSIGGPLSCRSADPPPVDHGWANEVRGPKTGQCAEF, encoded by the coding sequence ATGCGGCGCCTGCGCAACTCCCTGGTCCTCCTGACGACGGCTGCGGTGGCGCTGGGCGGCGTGGGAGCCTGGTCGCCCGCGACCTCGGCACCAGGGGAGCCAGCCGTGAGCGAGCCGCTCTTCGCCACGTCCTTCGAGGACGGGCAGCCGCAGCCCCGGTGGGCGAGCACGGTGGAGACGACCGCGGACGGCACGCCGAAGACCGACGGTGTCGACGGCGCGGACTCGACCGGCATCCCCGGCGACGTCACCGACCGGGTCGTGGACGTGGTGGCCAACGCCGAGCACACGGCCGCCGGCGAGGTCGCGGCGAACCTGGTCGACGGCAGCGCCGCGACCAAGTGGCTGACGCCCACGCCCACCGGCTGGGCGCGGTTCGCCTTCACGGAACCGGTCGTGGTGCGGCGGTACGCGCTGACCTCGGCGAACGACGCGCCCGAGCGCGACCCGAAGGACTGGACGCTGAGCGGGTACGACGGCACGGCGTGGCACGTGGTCGACACCCGCGCGGACGAGCGGTTCTCCGCACCCCACCAGACCAAGCTCTACGACACGGCGAACACGGTGGCGTACCGCGCCTACCGGTTGGACGTCACGGCGAACCGGGGCGGCGCCGAGCTGCTCCAGCTCGCCGAGGTGCGGCTGTCCGACGGCTCCACCGCGCCACCCGTGCGGAACATGCGCACCACCACGGGCAGCGGCGCGACCGGCGGGTACAACGCGAAGGCCCGCGCGGGCTTCACGGGCGTCAAGGCGCTGCGCTACCAGGGGGCGCACGTCGCGACCGGGCGCGGCTACTCGTACAACAAGGTCTTCGAGGTCGACATCCCGGTGACGCCGTCGACCGAGCTGTCCTACCTGGTCTTCCCGTCGTTCGTCACCGACGACCTGGCGTACCCGAGCACGTTCGTCGCGGTCGACCTCGCCTTCGCCGACGGCACGTACCTGAGCGACCTCGGCGCGCGCGACCAGCACGGGTTCGAGCTGTCGCCACGCGGCCAGGGCGCGGCCAAGTCGTTGTACACCAACCAGTGGAACCGGGTGGCGTCGGTGATCGGCGAAGTCGCGGCCGGCCGGGTGATCAAGCGCGTCCTGGTGGCCTACGACAACCCGAAGGGACCTGCCTCGTTCAACGGCTGGATCGACGACATCGCCGTGCGGTCCGCGCCGGCCGCCGTCGAGCGGGCCAGGCCGACGGACCACGTGCTCACCACGCGCGGCACCAACTCCAGCGGCGCCTTCTCGCGCGGCAACAACTTCCCGGCCACGGCCGTGCCGCACGGGTTCAACTTCTGGTCGCCGATGACGAACGCCGGCTCGACCAGTTGGCTCTACGAGTACGCCAAGGGCAACAACCGGGACAACCTGCCGACCCTCCAGGCGTTCACCGCGAGCCACGAGCCGAGCCCGTGGATGGGGGACCGGCAGACGTTCCAGGTGATGCCGTCCACCGGCACGCCCACCGCCGACCGCGCGAAGCGGGCCCTGCCGTTCCGGCACGAGAACGAGACCGCGCGGGCGCACTACTACGGCGTGCGGTTCGAGAACGGGATGCGGGCCGAGGTCGCGCCGACCGACCACGCCGCGCTGCTCCGCTTCACCTTCACCGAGGACGCCTCGAACCTGGTGTTCGACAACGTGAACAACAGCGGCGGCCTGGCGCTGGACGCCGCGTCCGGTGTGGTGACGGGCTTCTCGGACGTCAAGAGCGGCTCGTCGACCGGTGCGACGCGGCTGTTCGTGTACGGCGTGGTGGACCGGCCGGTGGTGGAGAGCGGTCGGTTGACCGGCGCGGGGCGCGACGACGTCGCCGGGTACTTCCGGTTCGACACCTCGACCGACAAGGTGGTGACGCTGCGGATCGCGACCTCGCTGCTCGGCGTCGAGCAGGCCCGGCGGAACCTGGCGCTGGAGGTGTCCACTTCGGACACCTTCGAGTCGGTGCGCGACCGCGCTCGGGACGCCTGGGACGAGGTGCTGCGGACGGTCGAGGTCGAAGGCGCGTCGGCGGACCAGCTCACCACGCTGTACTCCAACCTCTACCGGCTCTACCTGTACCCGAACTCCGGGTTCGAGAACGTCGGCACGGCCGCCGAGCCGAGGTACCGCTACGCCTCGCCCGTGCAGCCCGCCGGACCGTCGACACCGACGGAGACCGGCGCCAAGGTCGTGGACGGCAAAATTTACGTCAACAACGGGTTCTGGGACACCTACCGCACGACGTGGCCCGCCTACAGCCTGCTCACGCCGCGGCGGGCCGGCGAGCTGGTGGACGGTTTCGTGCAGCAGTACCGCGACGGCGGCTGGATCTCGCGCTGGTCGTCACCCGGTTACGCCGACCTGATGACCGGCACGAGTTCGGACGTGGCGTTCGCGGACGCGTTCGTCAAGGGCGTCGACGGCTTCGACGCCGAGGCGGCGTTCGAGGCGGCGGTGAAGAACGCGACCGTGGCCCCGCCGCACCCGGGCGTCGGGCGCAAGGGCCTCGACACCTCGATCTTCACCGGGTACACGTCCACCGCCACGCACGAGGGCATGTCCTGGGCGATCGAGGGCTACGTCAACGACCACGGCATCGCGAACATGGCCAAGGCGCTGTACGACCGGACCGGTCGGGCGGACTACCTCGCGCAGCACGAGTACTTCGCGCACCGGGCGCGGAACTACGTGCACATGTTCGACCCGAGCACGAAGTTCTTCCAGGGCCGCAACCCCGACGGCACGTGGCGCGTGCCGGCGGCCGAGTACGAGCCGCGCGAGTGGGGCCACGACTACACCGAGACCGACGGCTGGAACATGGCGTTCTCGGTGCCGCACGACGGCCAGGGCCTGGCGAACCTCTACGGCGGCCGGGACGGCCTCGCGAAGAAGCTGGACGAGTTCTTCGCCACGCCGGAGACCGCGAAGTTCCCCGGCTCCTACGGCGGCGTCATCCACGAGATGACCGAGGCGCGCGACGTGCGGATGGGGCAGTTGGGGCACAGCAACCAGGTGTCGCACCACATCGCCTACATGTACGACTACGCGGGGCAGCCGTGGAAGACGCAGGAGAAGGTGCGCGAGATCCTCTCCCGGCTGTACGTGGGCAGCGAGATCGGCCAGGGCTACCCCGGTGACGAGGACAACGGCGAGCAGTCGGCCTGGTACCTGTTCAGCGCCCTGGGCTTCTACCCGTTGCAGATGGGCAGCGCCGGCTACGCCATCGGGTCGCCGCTGTTCACCAAGGCGACGGTGCACCTCGACAACGGCCGTCGGATCGTGGTCAGCGCGCCGAAGAACAGCGCGCGCAACATCTACGTGCAGTCGATGACGGTCAACGGCAAGAAGTGGGACAAGGCGTACCTGCCGCACGCCGAGATCGCGGGGGGCGGCACGGTCGAGTTCGACCTGGGCCCCGCGCCGTCGAAGTGGGCCACCGGACCGGACGGCGCGCCGCCGTCGCCGACCACCGGCGCGGAACCGCCCAGGCCGCTGCGTGACGTGACGCCGTCCTCGACCGTGACCGCGTCCGACGCGGTGGGACCGCTGGTGGACGACACGTCCCGCACGTCCGGCCGCCTGTCCTGGCTCCAGGTGCGGCCGAAGGACGACAAGGAGAAGGTCGAGTTCTACACGCTGACCTCCGGCACGGGAGCCGGTGACCCGACCTCGTGGGTGCTGAAGGGTTCCTACGACGGCGAGCACTGGTCCACGGTGGACGAGCGCTCGGGCGAGGTGTTCCCGTGGCGGCAGCAGACCAGGGCGTTCAAGGTCGCGCGGGCGGGGCACTACCGGCACTACCGCCTGGAGTTCCCGTCCGCCGCGACGCTCGCCGAGGTCGAGCTGCTGGCCCGGCCGTTACCGACCTGCGGCACCACCATCACCGGCGAGCACCGCGGCCCGCTGCACGTCCGCGACACCACCTGCGTGGACGGCGGCACGGTCACGGGCCCGGTGACGGTCGGGGCGGGCGCGTCGCTGCACGTGTTCGGCGGTGGGCTCCGGGGCCCGGTGTCCGCGTCCGGCGCGGCGGCGGTCGTGCTGGTGGACGCGGTGGTGGACGGTCCGGTGACCGTCACGGGCTCGACCGGCGAGGTCGCGATCGAGCACTCGACCGTCGCCGGACCGGTCAGCCTGGTCGGCAACACCGGCGGCACGGTGCTGGCGGCGAACTCCATCGGTGGGCCGCTGTCCTGCCGGTCGGCCGACCCGCCGCCGGTGGACCACGGGTGGGCCAACGAGGTCCGCGGCCCGAAGACCGGCCAGTGCGCGGAGTTCTGA
- a CDS encoding ROK family transcriptional regulator yields the protein MRVLNQRAVLDRLRRDGPATRPQIAKDTGLSKPTVGQALLDLEQHGLVRPIGRTTAGPGRSAMVYEPNPAAGHVLGVDIGRQHIRVAVADLAGSVIARVDERNRCRSAGALVRTVRELAGRTVSDAGLAPDDLVVKVFGTPGVPDPGSRTLRHAPNLPGLERPGLLHDLQAELGPDLVVENDANLAAVGERAYGAARGVDAFVCVTVGTGIGMGIVVDGRLFRGAHGAAGEIGYLPYGEPSDVDEVTRGRLEAAAAAESVVALARDHGIATAKSARDVFALAKSGDPRALAAVRDEAERLAYVVASVAAVIDPELVVLGGGIGSNTLLQEPMEAALRRMTPLAPRVVAGELGDGAVLSGAIAMGLRSARELVFDRRGTITV from the coding sequence ATGCGCGTGCTGAACCAGCGCGCGGTGCTCGACCGCCTGCGGCGCGACGGTCCCGCGACCAGGCCGCAGATCGCCAAGGACACCGGGTTGTCCAAGCCCACCGTGGGCCAGGCGCTGCTCGACCTGGAGCAGCACGGGCTGGTGCGGCCCATCGGCCGCACCACGGCCGGTCCGGGCCGCTCGGCGATGGTCTACGAGCCGAACCCGGCGGCCGGGCACGTGCTGGGCGTCGACATCGGCAGGCAGCACATCCGCGTCGCCGTGGCGGACCTGGCCGGTTCGGTGATCGCGCGGGTGGACGAGCGCAACCGGTGCCGCTCGGCGGGGGCGCTCGTGCGCACGGTCCGCGAACTGGCCGGGCGCACCGTCTCCGACGCGGGCCTCGCCCCCGACGACCTGGTCGTGAAGGTGTTCGGCACGCCCGGCGTGCCCGATCCGGGCAGCCGCACCCTGCGGCACGCGCCGAACCTGCCCGGCCTGGAGCGACCGGGGCTGCTGCACGACCTCCAGGCCGAACTCGGCCCGGACCTGGTGGTGGAGAACGACGCCAACCTCGCGGCCGTCGGCGAGCGGGCGTACGGCGCGGCGCGCGGCGTGGACGCGTTCGTGTGCGTGACGGTCGGCACGGGCATCGGCATGGGCATCGTGGTGGACGGCAGGCTGTTCCGGGGCGCGCACGGCGCGGCGGGTGAGATCGGCTACCTGCCCTACGGCGAACCGTCCGATGTGGACGAGGTCACGCGCGGCAGGCTGGAGGCCGCGGCGGCGGCGGAGTCCGTGGTGGCGCTGGCGCGGGACCACGGCATCGCGACCGCCAAGTCGGCGCGGGACGTGTTCGCGCTGGCGAAGTCAGGTGATCCGCGTGCCCTCGCCGCCGTGCGCGACGAGGCGGAGCGGCTCGCCTACGTCGTCGCTTCGGTCGCCGCCGTGATCGACCCGGAGCTGGTGGTGCTGGGCGGCGGCATCGGCAGCAACACGCTGTTGCAGGAGCCTATGGAGGCCGCGCTGCGCCGGATGACGCCGCTCGCGCCCCGCGTCGTGGCGGGCGAGCTGGGTGACGGCGCGGTGCTCAGCGGCGCGATCGCGATGGGCCTGCGCTCGGCGCGCGAACTCGTGTTCGACCGGCGCGGAACGATCACTGTCTGA